A portion of the Oncorhynchus clarkii lewisi isolate Uvic-CL-2024 chromosome 27, UVic_Ocla_1.0, whole genome shotgun sequence genome contains these proteins:
- the LOC139386318 gene encoding uncharacterized protein codes for MLIFAHLPLLLLLGNQDSVTCIDLEKQHEVIYAVVGEPLVLNCTYNCSSGFVRGHWVKVSDCPHCPSPRETKNVTKNGDLCRLPLYFPHLSTEDFRYNYTCFSEDHESKHFSRKIEVLVSLQAQGRHSAPATTVTTDVSVTALSNHEDSIIDNEEFTVVKVLATVTVIVAAVLAAVAVYLCMSRNRYCKGKPAVICTGTTSREGSSVGRSTTGACLTNCERVALRITPADCQSDHEVPYADIMITMRGASTPELTQISYLAPGDHRERWREEAGPEARSTLQASRSADRLHVQPREVSRKMSTNSEYAVITYS; via the exons ATGCTAATCTTTGCCCATTTGCCATTGCTGCTTCTTTTGGGAAACCAAG ATTCAGTAACCTGTATCGACCTGGAGAAACAGCATGAAGTCATCTATGCAGTAGTTGGAGAACCTCTAGTATTGAACTGCACCTACAACTGCTCATCTGGATTTGTGCGTGGCCACTGGGTCAAAGTCTCAGACTGTCCTCATTGTCCTAGTCCAAgagaaacaaaaaatgtcacaAAGAATGGTGACCTCTGCAGACTACCATTGTATTTTCCACATCTGTCCACAGAAGATTTTCGGTACAACTATACCTGCTTTTCTGAAGATCACGAAAGCAAACATTTCTCACGCAAGATAGAGGTTTTGGTATCACTGCAGGCACAAG GTCGACATAGTGCCCCGGCCACAACGGTCACTACTG ATGTATCGGTGACAGCGTTGAGTAACCACGAAGACTCAATAATAGATAATG AGGAATTCACAGTTGTCAAAGTGTTGGCAACAGTGACAGTTATTGTGGCTGCTGTGTTGGCAGCTGTGGCTGTCTACTTATGTATGAGCCGCAATCGATATTGCAAAG gaaaacctGCTGTTATCTGTACAGG CACAACATCAAGAGAAGGATCTAGTGTTGGAAGGTCGACAACAG GTGCATGCTTAACTAATTGTGAGAGGGTGGCACTGAGAATAACTCCAGCTG ATTGCCAGAGTGATCATGAGGTTCCTTATGCTGACATAATGATTACTATGCGAGGGGCCAGCACACCTGAACTCACACAGATCTCCTACCTGGCACCGGGGGACCATAGAGAG aggtggagagaagaggcAGGCCCTGAAGCTAGGTCCACCCTGCAGGCCTCCCGCTCAGCTGATAGACTGCATGTCCAGCCCCGAGAGGTCTCCAGGAAGATGAGCACAAACTCTGAGTACGCTGTCATCACCTACTCTTAA